From the Bacillus sp. SM2101 genome, one window contains:
- a CDS encoding endonuclease/exonuclease/phosphatase family protein, translating into MAIKVAKWISYIILLIALIFITFLIYVTVTDYKPAEEISLTVNNQSGNMLRANEPFTMTTFNIGYAGLDKEQDFFLDGGKMSKSSSKEQTLINLEAITSFIEDKKSDIYLLQEVDTDSSRSNHINQIDHISKKLPDYSYTYGVNYKVPWVPVPILDPMGSANSGILTLSRYTIEQSTRFALAGKEDWPRQLFDLDRAFTENRIPIDNGKELILIHLHLSAYDEGGKVRKQQLQYLSQYLANEIQKENYLILGGDWNHVIPGTDPYLFETTEEWPEWLQEFPETFKPEGFQWVADQQVPTSRTTQYPFREGVNFLAVIDGFLVSPNIEVINVSGDYLGYENSDHNPVTGEFILK; encoded by the coding sequence ATGGCAATAAAAGTCGCAAAATGGATAAGTTATATCATTCTATTAATCGCACTCATTTTTATCACTTTTTTGATCTATGTGACAGTTACAGATTACAAACCTGCAGAAGAAATTTCACTTACAGTTAATAACCAAAGTGGAAATATGCTTAGGGCAAATGAACCTTTTACGATGACTACTTTTAATATTGGTTATGCAGGGTTAGATAAGGAACAAGATTTTTTTCTAGACGGTGGAAAAATGTCAAAATCAAGTAGCAAAGAACAAACGTTGATAAATTTAGAAGCAATAACGTCATTCATAGAGGATAAAAAATCTGATATTTATTTATTACAAGAAGTTGATACTGATTCTTCACGTAGCAATCACATTAATCAAATCGATCATATTTCAAAGAAATTACCTGATTATAGTTATACGTATGGTGTAAATTACAAAGTCCCTTGGGTACCAGTACCAATCCTAGATCCAATGGGATCGGCAAATAGTGGTATATTGACTTTATCTAGATACACAATTGAACAAAGTACTAGATTTGCACTAGCTGGAAAAGAAGACTGGCCAAGACAATTATTTGATTTGGACCGTGCATTTACTGAAAATAGAATTCCTATCGACAATGGAAAAGAGCTGATTCTTATTCACCTACATTTATCAGCATACGATGAAGGTGGGAAGGTGAGAAAACAGCAATTACAATACTTATCTCAATATTTAGCAAATGAGATACAAAAAGAAAACTATTTAATATTAGGTGGAGACTGGAATCATGTTATTCCTGGAACAGATCCTTATTTATTCGAAACAACAGAAGAGTGGCCTGAATGGCTGCAAGAATTCCCTGAAACATTTAAACCAGAGGGCTTCCAATGGGTAGCAGATCAACAGGTTCCAACTAGTCGCACAACCCAATATCCATTTAGAGAAGGAGTGAATTTCTTAGCTGTAATTGATGGCTTCTTAGTATCTCCAAATATTGAAGTTATAAATGTATCAGGAGATTACTTAGGATATGAAAACAGTGATCATAACCCAGTGACCGGAGAATTTATTTTAAAATAG
- a CDS encoding D-arabinono-1,4-lactone oxidase, with product MNSVKAVEVQRWENWSGSVVSKPAKVMYPRSIEEIILIVKQCNKTNQAIRVVGSGHSFTSLVATNDLLLSLDLLEGIEHTDRENDIVSVWAGTKLHVLGEALHQLGYAQENLGDINAQSIAGAISTGTHGTGIEFSSLATQVVEMTVVTGKGELLECSMDKNTQMFKALQLSLGALGIIVKLKLKVVPAYKLLLESKRMFLDDCLQNLDKYKTENRHFEFFWFPYSKYVQAKFVNKTNDDKTKKNITDSFNKKFIENGLYRVLSEGCRLIPSLSKSVSRLSGRVVPNERAIDDSYKVFASIRDVKFNEMEYNIPANQLANVLTEIRDMINEKKFPVHFPIECRYVKRDDIWLSPAFERDSAYIAVHMYKGMEYKDYFRSVEQICRKYNGRPHWGKMHTLTAHTLKEVYPYWNEFLLLRNDLDPNSLFMNTYLRQLFDIDPTSTTSTNSQLAGF from the coding sequence GTGAACTCCGTAAAAGCTGTAGAAGTACAGAGGTGGGAGAACTGGTCTGGGAGTGTTGTAAGTAAACCTGCAAAGGTCATGTACCCAAGAAGCATTGAAGAAATCATTTTAATCGTTAAACAATGTAACAAAACTAATCAGGCTATACGTGTGGTTGGTTCTGGTCACTCATTTACTTCATTAGTAGCAACTAATGATCTATTACTTTCATTGGATCTCCTTGAAGGGATAGAACATACAGACCGAGAGAATGATATTGTTTCTGTTTGGGCAGGAACAAAGCTGCATGTTTTGGGAGAGGCTCTTCACCAACTTGGATATGCACAAGAAAATTTGGGTGATATTAATGCTCAATCAATAGCTGGAGCTATAAGTACGGGTACTCATGGGACGGGAATCGAGTTTAGTAGTTTGGCTACACAAGTTGTAGAAATGACTGTAGTAACTGGGAAGGGAGAGTTACTAGAATGTAGTATGGATAAAAACACTCAAATGTTTAAAGCTTTACAGCTATCATTGGGTGCTTTAGGTATTATTGTTAAACTTAAGTTGAAGGTTGTACCGGCATATAAATTACTTTTAGAGAGCAAACGAATGTTCTTAGATGATTGCCTACAGAATCTAGACAAATATAAAACGGAAAATCGACATTTTGAATTTTTTTGGTTTCCATATAGCAAATATGTTCAAGCTAAATTTGTTAATAAAACAAACGACGATAAAACGAAAAAAAATATTACAGATTCATTTAATAAAAAATTTATTGAAAATGGCTTGTACAGGGTGTTATCAGAAGGGTGTCGTTTAATACCTTCGTTAAGTAAATCGGTAAGCAGATTGTCAGGAAGAGTAGTTCCGAATGAGCGAGCTATCGACGATAGCTATAAAGTTTTTGCATCAATAAGAGATGTTAAATTCAATGAAATGGAATATAATATTCCAGCTAATCAGCTTGCCAATGTGCTTACAGAAATAAGGGATATGATTAATGAAAAAAAGTTCCCCGTGCATTTCCCAATAGAATGTCGCTATGTTAAACGAGACGATATATGGCTAAGCCCAGCTTTTGAGAGAGACTCCGCATATATTGCTGTTCATATGTACAAAGGGATGGAGTATAAAGATTATTTTCGTAGTGTTGAACAAATATGCAGAAAATATAACGGCAGACCTCATTGGGGGAAGATGCATACACTAACAGCACATACACTAAAAGAAGTATATCCTTATTGGAATGAGTTCTTGCTGTTAAGAAATGACTTAGATCCAAATAGTTTATTTATGAACACATATTTACGTCAATTATTCGATATAGATCCTACCTCCACGACGTCAACAAATTCACAATTAGCTGGTTTTTAA
- the sdhB gene encoding succinate dehydrogenase iron-sulfur subunit, whose product MSEQKVVQFIITRQDEPDSSPYEQEFEIPYRPNMNVISALMEIRRNPVDKNGNKTAPINWDMNCLEEVCGACSMVINGKPQQSCTALVDKLEQPIRLQPMRTFPVVRDLQVDRSRMFDSLKKVKAWVPIDGTYDLGPGPRMPETKRQWAYELSKCMTCGVCLESCPNVNSKSNFIGPAPLSQVRLFNAHPTGALNKGERLDALMGEGGLANCGNSQNCVQSCPKGIPLTTSIASLNRDTAIQSFKNFFGSDRV is encoded by the coding sequence ATGAGTGAGCAGAAGGTCGTTCAATTTATTATTACACGACAAGATGAGCCTGATTCTTCCCCTTATGAACAAGAGTTTGAAATTCCATATCGACCGAACATGAATGTCATTTCAGCACTTATGGAAATTCGCAGAAATCCGGTTGATAAAAATGGTAATAAAACAGCACCAATTAATTGGGATATGAACTGTTTAGAAGAAGTATGCGGTGCATGCTCAATGGTCATAAATGGTAAGCCACAGCAATCATGTACAGCTTTGGTTGATAAATTAGAGCAGCCGATTAGATTACAGCCGATGAGAACATTCCCAGTTGTGCGTGATTTACAAGTTGATAGAAGTAGAATGTTTGATTCATTGAAAAAAGTAAAGGCTTGGGTTCCGATTGATGGAACGTACGATTTAGGACCTGGTCCACGTATGCCTGAAACGAAACGTCAATGGGCTTATGAACTATCAAAATGTATGACATGTGGTGTGTGCTTAGAGTCTTGTCCGAACGTTAACAGTAAATCAAACTTTATTGGACCTGCTCCGCTTTCACAAGTTCGCTTGTTCAATGCACATCCAACAGGAGCCCTGAACAAAGGTGAGCGTCTAGATGCACTTATGGGTGAAGGTGGTCTGGCGAATTGTGGGAATTCCCAAAACTGTGTACAATCATGTCCAAAAGGAATTCCATTAACTACATCAATTGCATCCTTAAATAGGGATACAGCTATTCAATCATTTAAGAACTTCTTCGGTAGTGATCGAGTTTAA